The DNA segment ATTATGCCTCCTCTCTCTTTACAAACCGTGTCTTGACGGGCAATTTGTGTCCAGCGAGACGCATCGCTTCGCGAGCAATCTCTTCAGTAACACCTTTCATTTCAAATAGCACGGTTCCGGTCTTGACCTTTGCGACGTAAAATTCGGGGTTGCCCTTACCACCACCCATTTTGAGGCCCAGTGGCTTACGCGTTACTGGTGTGTGCGGGAAGATGCGAATCCAGATCTTACCACCACGCTTGATGTAACGTGTCATCGCCTGACGAGCAGACTCGATCTGGCGGCTCGTAATGCGCTCATTGTCGAGGCTTTGGAGGCCGTAGTCGCCGAAGGCAACATAGTGGCCACGCGTCGCGACGCCATCGTTTTTGCCGATGCGAACTTTGCGATGCGGAACTTTCTTTGGCAGAAGCATTAGACGTCACTCCTTTCACCCTTGTAGACCCATACTTTGACACCGATAATACCGGTACCATTAGGGCCAAGTGCACGTGCAGTATGGAAATCAATGTCAGCGCGAAGCGTATGAAGCGGGACGGAACCCTCGATCACTTTTTCGCGACGGCTCATCTCGGCACCATTGAGTCGACCAGCGACCTCTATACGGATGCCTTTTGCACCAGCGTTCATGGCGTTTTGGGCAGCCATTTTGACCGCACGGCGGAAGTTGGCGCGGCGCTCAAGCTGACGAGCGATGTTTTCTGCAACCAGCTTTGCAGCGAGCTCGGGGCGTTTGACTTCCTCAATATTGATGCGAACTGGCAAACTCGTGATTTTTTCGATATCTTTTTTGAGCTCAGTGACACCAGCACCACCTCGGCCGATGACGACGCCCGCTTTCGCAGTGTGAATTGTCACCGTGATGAGGTTTGCACTTCGCTCTACCTCAATTAAATTGATCGTTGGTCGACTCGCAAACTTAGCTTCGATGAGTTCG comes from the Candidatus Saccharimonas aalborgensis genome and includes:
- the rplP gene encoding 50S ribosomal protein L16 yields the protein MLLPKKVPHRKVRIGKNDGVATRGHYVAFGDYGLQSLDNERITSRQIESARQAMTRYIKRGGKIWIRIFPHTPVTRKPLGLKMGGGKGNPEFYVAKVKTGTVLFEMKGVTEEIAREAMRLAGHKLPVKTRFVKREEA
- the rpsC gene encoding 30S ribosomal protein S3, which gives rise to MGQKVNPISFRLQVHKNWSSRWFSSNKRDFAKWLVEDARVRELIEAKFASRPTINLIEVERSANLITVTIHTAKAGVVIGRGGAGVTELKKDIEKITSLPVRINIEEVKRPELAAKLVAENIARQLERRANFRRAVKMAAQNAMNAGAKGIRIEVAGRLNGAEMSRREKVIEGSVPLHTLRADIDFHTARALGPNGTGIIGVKVWVYKGERSDV